Part of the Leifsonia sp. Root112D2 genome is shown below.
CCACCGACGCTCCGGCGGCGACCGTGTCACCCACGGCCACCTGCAGGGTGACCACGCCCGAGAACGGTGCGGCAACCTGGCCGGGCTTCGCGCTGTCGGCCTTCTCGGCGGCCTTGCTGTCGACCTGGATGCCGCGGTCGCGCACGAACACCGGTCGCAACTGCCCGTTGAGGGTGGTCATCACGGTGCGCATGCCCTTGTCGTCGGCCTCGCCGATGGCCTCAAGCCCGATGTAGAGCCGCACGCCCTTGTCGATCTCGATGACGTGCTCGGCGGTCGGCTGCAGCCCGTAGAGGTAGTCCATGGTGTCGACCACCGAGAGGTCACCGAAGAGCTCGCGGATCTGCTCGAACTGGCGCGTCGGTGCCGGGAACAAGAGCCGGTTCAGGGTGGCACGACGCGTGGCGCTGTCGCCGGCAAGGCCGGCCTCGTCTTCGGCCGTCAGGTCGGCGGTGGGGATCCGCACCGTGCGGCCCGCGAGCACCTTGGAGCGGAACGGCTCGGGCCATCCGCCGGGCAGTTCGCCGAGCTCGCCGGCCATGAAGCCGATCACCGACTCGGGAATGTCGTAGTTCTGCGGGTTCGCCTCGAAATCGGCCGGGTCGGCACGCACCGCGGCCAGCGACAGGGCAAGATCGCCGACGACCTTCGATGACGGGGTCACCTTGGGAACCCGACCGAGGATCTTGTCTGCTGCCGCGTACATGTTCTCGATGAGTTCGAAGTCCTCGGCCAGGCCGAGCGCCTTGGCCTGCTGGCGCAGGTTAGAGAGCTGGCCACCGGGAATCTCGTGCTTATATACGCGGCCCGTGGGGCCCGGCAGACCCGACTCGAAGGGGCGGTAGACGGCGCGCACGGCCTCCCAGTACGGCTCAAGATCGCTGACCGCGCTCAGCGAGAGTCCGGTGTCGCGCTCGGTGTGGGCCAGGGCTGCGACGAGGGCGGATGCCGATGGCTGGCTGGTGGTGCCGGCCATCGGCGCGCTCGCCACGTCTACCGCATCCGCCCCGGCACGGCTGGCCGCCAGCAGGGTGGCCAGCTGGCCGCCGGCGGTGTCGTGGGTGTGCACGTGCACGGGCAGGTCGAAGCGGTCACGGAAGGCCGCCACGAGCTTCTCAGCCGCGGCGGGGCGCAGCAGGCCGGCCATGTCCTTGATGGCCAGGATGTGCGCGCCGGAATCGACGATCTGCTCGGCAAGCTTCAGGTAGTAGTCGAGGGTGTAGAGCTTCTCGGCAGGATCCAGCAGATCGCCGGTGTAGCACACGGCAACCTCGGCAACCGCCGTGCCGGTGGCCAGCACCGATTCGATGGCCGGCCGCATCTGGTCGATGTCGTTCAAGGCATCGAAAATGCGGAAGATATCAACGCCGGTGGCCGCCGCCTCACGCACGAATGCGTCCGTCACCTCGGTCGGATACGGCGTGTAGCCGACGGTGTTACGACCCCGCAACAACATCTGGATGGCCACGTTCGGCAGCGCCTCACGCAGCGACGCGAGCCGATCCCACGGGTCCTCACCCAGGAACCGCAATGCCACGTCGTAGGTTGCCCCGCCCCAGGCCTCGACCGAGAGCAGTTCGGGCGTCATGCGTGCAACATACGGTGCGGCGGCCAGCAGGTCACGCGTGCGTACCCGGGTCGCCAGCAGCGACTGGTGCGCGTCACGGAACGTGGTCTCGGTGACCGCAAGGGCCGTCTGTGCGCGCAAGGCGGCGGCGAAACCCGCCGGGCCGAGCTCGAGCAACCGCTGCCGGGAACCGGCAGGAGCATCAGCCTGCAGGTCGATCTTCGGCAGCTTGTCCACCGGCTCGGCCGTCTCGGGACGCGGACCGTTCGGCTGGTTCACCGTGACATCCGCCAGCCAGTTCAGCATCTTCGTGCCGCGGTCCTTCGACACCCGACCACGCAACAACTCGGGGCGCTCCTCGATGAACGAGGTGCTCAGGTCGCCTGCCACGAACGACGGGTCGTCGAGCACGGCCTGCAGGAAGGGAATGTTGGTGGCAACACCACGAATGCGGAACTCGGCCAGACCGCGCCGGGCCCGGCTCACTGCAGCCTCGAAGGTGCGACCACGGCAGGTCATCTTGGCCAGCATGGAGTCGAAGTGCGGGCTGATCTGCGCGCCCGGGTTGATCGTGCCGCCGTCCAGGCGCACACCGCCACCACCCGGCGAACGGTAGGTCGTGATCTTGCCCGTGTCGGGCCTAAAGCCGGCGGTCGGGTCCTCCGTCGTGATGCGGCACTGCAGGGCCGCCCCGCGCAAAACGAGGTTCTCCTGGTGCAGGCCCAGCTCGCCCAGGGTCTCCCCCGCCGCGATGCGCATCTGCGACTGCACGAGATCCACATCGGTGACCTCCTCGGTCACCGTGTGCTCCACCTGGATGCGCGGGTTCATCTCGATGAACACATGCTGCCCGGCCCGCTCGCCCACCGTGTCGACCAAAAACTCCACGGTTCCCGCGTTGACATAGTTGATCGACTTCGCGAACGCCACGGCATCCTTGTACAGCGACTGTCGAATCTCCTCGTCGAGGTTCGGCGCCGGGGCGATCTCGATGACCTTCTGGTGCCGACGCTGCACCGAGCAGTCACGCTCGAACAGGTGCACCGTCTCGCCCGTGCCGTCCGCCAGAATCTGCACCTCGATGTGCCGGGGGCGCAACACCGCCTGCTCCAAGAACATGGTGGGATCGCCGAAGGCGCTGTCGGCCTCCCGCATCGCCTCCTCGAGCGAGCCACGCAGTTCTTCCTTGGAGTTCACCCGGCGCATCCCGCGCCCGCCGCCACCGGCAACGGCCTTCGCGAAGATCGGAAAACCGATCTCCTCCGCCTGCGAAACCAGCAGATCGACATCCTTCGACGGCGGCGTCGACTTCAGAACCGGAACGCCGGCGGCAATCGCATACTCCTTCGCCGTCACCTTGTTGCCGGCCATCTCCAGCACATGCTCGCCCGGACCGATGAACGTGATGCCCGCCTCGCGCGCCGCCGCCGCCAACTCTGGGTTCTCCGAGAGGAAGCCATAACCGGGGTAGATCGCATCGGCGCCACACTCCTTGGCGACGCGGATGATCTCCGCCACGTTCAGGTACGCACGCACCGGATGCCCCGGCTCACCGATCTGGTACGCCTCATCGGCCTTCAGACGGTGCATAGAGTTGCGGTCCTCATACGGGAACACGGCCACCGTCGCGGCGCCCAACTCATACGCGGCACGGAAAGCACGGATGGCAATTTCGCCGCGATTGGCAACAAGAATCTTACGGAACATGGAGACCTTTCGACCGGGGGCGCGCCACTCAGCAAACGGTTAGGTTCTCTAAGACTAGTGAAGGTAACGTAGCTTCTTGTGCACGTACTCAGCGTCAGTTCCCTCAAAGGTGGTGTCGGCAAGACCACTGTGACGTTAGGCCTCGCCTCCGCCGCTTTCGCCAAAGGACTGCGCACCCTCGTGGTCGATCTGGACCCTCAATCGGATGTTTCGACGGGCATGGACATCCAGATCGCCGGTCATTTGAACGTCGCAGACGTGCTCGCCTCCCCCAAGGAAAAGATCGTTCGTGCCGCCATCGCGCCGAGCGGCTGGACCAAGGGGCGCTCGGGAACCATCGATGTCTTGATCGGAAGCCCGTCGGCGATCAATTTCGATGGACCGCACCCGAGCATCCGGGATATTTGGAAACTCGAAGAGGCGCTCGCGCACGTCGAGCACGACTACGATCTCGTACTCATCGACTGCGCACCGTCGCTCAACGCGCTCACCCGCACCGCCTGGGCGGCCAGCGACCGCGTGACGGTCGTGACGGAGCCGGGGCTTTTCTCGGTTGCAGCAGCGGATCGCGCATTGCGCGCCATCGAAGAGATTCGCCGTGGGCTCAGCCCGCGATTGCAGCCTCTCGGCATCATCGTCAACCGAGCGCGGGTGCAGTCCCTGGAGCACCAGTTCCGCATCAAGGAGCTGCGCGACATGTTCGGCCCTCTCGTGCTGAGCCCTCAGCTGCCCGAGCGCACCTCACTGCAGCAGGCGCAGGGCGCCGCGAAACCCCTGCACATCTGGCCCGGCGAGAGCGCCCAGGAGATGGCGCACAACTTCGACGTGCTCCTCGAGCGCGTGCTGCGCACGGCCCGCATCGGCGAATACGCGCAACTGCCGTAGCGCGCTGGCGCAGCTCGAGTAGCGAGGGTTGCGCTCAGGAGATCTTGCGTGCGGCGGCGCGACGAGCCGCGAGTTCGTCCATGGGGTCTGCCGACTGGGTGTCGAGCTCGACGAGGCTCGACTCCACCTCGCGCAGAACCTTGCCGACGGCGATGCCGAAGACACCCTGGCCCCGGCTGACCAGGTCGATGACCTCGTCGTTGGAGGTGCACAGGTACACGCTGGCGCCGTCGCTCATGAGCGTGGTCTGCGCAAGATCGTTGACCCCGGATTCACGAAGCTGGTTGACGGCCGTGCGAATCTGCTGAAGAGAGATACCCGTGTCGAGCAGTCGCTTCACGAGCTTGAGCACGAGAATGTCGCGAAATCCATAAAGACGCTGTGATCCCGAACCCGCTGCGCCGCGCACGGTGGGCTCGACCAGGCCGGTTCGGGCCCAGTAGTCCAACTGGCGGTAGCTGATTCCGGCCGCACGAGCGGCGACGGCACCGCGATAGCCGGCCGTCGCATCCATTTCGGGAAGTCCGTCGGTGAAGAGCAGTCCGAGGTCGTAGCGGGAGTCGCTTGCACCCAATTCACTCATGCGCTTGCCTCTCGCCCCGCCTTAGATTTCGACGCCTGAGCGTCGTCTTCTCAACGGTACCCATGCCCGAGGCCGCGGGCAACGACATTCGCGAAAAGCGGTGCGGCGTGTCGGGCCGCATCACGGAGTGAGCCGGCCCAGCGCCGAGCGAATGAGGCTGCCCCGCACCACCTCGAGTTGTGCCGCGATGTCCCGCGCCAATTCAACGGCCTGGGCCCGACTCGAGGCGTCTTTGCGACGAGAGACCGGCATGAGCGCACTCTCGATCAGTCCGAGTTCACGCTCGGCGGCAGCACGGAATCCCCTCAGATGTCGCGGCTCGATTCCGCACCTCTGCAGTTCGACGAGGGCCTTGAGAACCCCGAGGGTCTCTTCTTCGTACATCTCGGCCGGCACGATGACCGAGGCCGAAATCGCGTCTTGCAGCAGCATGGGCGTGGCCCCTGCCTCGCGAACGAGATCGGCCTTCTTGAAGCGCCTGCCGGTGGAGAGCATCGATGGGGCCGTCGTGACCGTGCCCGGCAGCGACGGCGAACGACCGGCATCCAGGTCGGCAAGATAGCCGCGAATGACCTTGAGCGGCAAGTAGTGATCGCGCTGCATCGTGAGAATCGTGCGCAACCGTTCGAGGTCTTCCGCGCAGAACTTGCGGTACCCGGATGCCGTGCGTGCCGGCGCGACCAGCCCCTGCTCCTCGAGGAAGCGCAGCTTGGACGGCGTGAGGTCGGCAAACTCGGGTGTGAGCTTGGCCAGCACCTGGCCGATGCTCAAAAGCCCGGCGGGGGCGGGCTGACGCGCCTGAGCGCCCTCCCGGGCCACTAGTTTGCGGTCGCGATGCCCGCGACGGCTCGTGAGGAATAGAACGTCAGCCGGAACTTGCCGACCTGCACCTCGGCGCCGTCGGCCATCAGTGCATTCTCGATTCGAACACCGTCGTAGTAGGTGCCGTTCAGCGATCCGAGATCCTTGACCTCGAAAGCGCTCGCATGCCGCACGAATTCCGCGTGTCGCCTCGAGACGGTGACGTCGTCGAGAAAGATGTCGGCATCCGGATGACGCCCCACGGTCGTCAGGTCTGCATCCAGCAGAAAACGTGCACCGGAATTCGGGCCTCGCCGCACGACCAGCAGCGCCGATCCGTCGGGCAGCGCAGCGATGGCCTGCTGCTCCTCCGCAGAGATGGCTGCGTCGGAGGCATTCATCGCGCTGGCGAACTCCTCCCCGAAGCGTGCCGTCGTGTCATCGTTTCCACGGGACGCGTCGCGCAGGGGGTTGTTCACGGGGCCTCCATCGTTCTCCGGTGTGCGTTCCCTCTCAGGAACCTCAGGGTTTTGGGAATTGTCCACGGTCAACCTCCTCTCTTCTCCAGCGTATCCGATTGGCGGGGCGCGGGTTCGGTCGGATTTCGAACGACCCGAGTGGTTTCGGCGATATAGATGATGCCTGCCCACCAATACAAAAATGCTCCCCACAGGGCAAACGCCCAGCCCAAGGGCAACGATATCGGGGCAAGCACGGGGAACGCCTCCCCCAACATGAGGAGGGGTAAGGCGAAGAAGAGGCAGAACGTGGCCACCTTGCCCAGATGATGCACAGGGAGAGGCCCGAAGCCGTGATTGGCCAGAATCACGCCCAGGATCGCGAGCATCACGTCACGGCCGACGATCACCCCGACCAGCCACCAGGGAATCACTTCGCGCCAGGCCAGTCCGATGAGCGCGGCGAAGATGTAGAGCCGGTCGGCGGCCGGGTCGAGCAGCTGGCCGAGGCGCGAAACCTGGTTCAGCCGACGTGCGAGATAGCCGTCGAGAAAATCCGTGATGCTCGAGATGACAAGAATACCCAGCGCGAGCGCGTCTTCGCCGAGGATCACGAAGACGAGGAAGACAGGCACGAGAGCGAGCCGTGCAAAACTGAGCACATTCGGCACGGTGAGAACCCGCGAACTGACCGTCTCACCGTTGCCCACCATGAGTGTCGAGTCTACTTAATGTCCGGGCACAGAGGAGACCGCTCCTACAATGCGAAGATGCACCCGTTCACCCTGAGCCTGTACGTTCTCGCCGGTATCTGCGCTGCCACCTGGGTCGCCTCCCTGATGACCCGCGAATACTCGTGGGTGGATCGCATCTGGTCGATAGTTCCGCTCGTCTACGTGTGGATTTTTGCCGCTGCCGCGGGGTTGCAGGATGCGAGGCTGAACCTGATGGCGGCGCTCGTGACGGTGTGGGGCATCCGACTGACATTCAACTTCGCGCGCAAGGGCGGATACGCACCCGGCGGCGAGGACTACCGCTGGGCGATCCTGCGCACCCGCATCGCCGGCTGGCAATGGATGCTGTTCAACCTGTTCTTCATTGTGATCTACCAGAACGTGCTGCTCTGGCTCATCACGCTGCCGGCGTGGACGGCCTTCGAGCACCGCGGAGCGCTCACATCGTTGGATGTGATTGCCGCCGCCGTGTTCCTCGCCCTGTTAGCCGGCGAGACCATCGCCGATCAGCAGCAGTGGGCGTTCCATCGTTTCAAGAAGGCCGAGAGCGCCGCCGGCCGGGAGCCCCAGCCCCGGTTTCTGCAGAGCGGCCTGTTTCGGCTGTCGCGGCATCCGAATTTCTTCTTCGAACAGGCGCAGTGGTGGGTTCTCTTCGTCTTCGGCGCCATTGCTGCCGGCTCGCTGCTGCAGTGGACCGTGCTCGGGGCCGTTCTGCTGACGCTCCTCTTTGTCGGTTCGACAGTGTTCACGGAGAGCATCTCACGCTCGCGCTACCCCGAGTACGTCGAATACCAGCGACGAACCTCGGCCGTCATACCGTGGTTCCCTCGCCGTGCCGAGTCGGCGTCGGTCACTCCGACTTCGTGATCTCAGCGATCTGAGCCTCGGTGAGGGCGACCCACGGCGAGCTGTCCGGGTTCGACGAGGATGCTTCGGGGCTCTCCCCCTGATTCCACCACTTCGACTCGTACGGCACCCCGTCGAAGAGCACGCGATCGCCCTTGTTATAGACGGTGCCGCCCGCCCAGTCGGTGTATGTGCCGGCCGGAAGGGTGGGAACCGGTATCGGAGTCTCGCCAGGCAGAACCGGTCCGACGAGGGTCCACGGCGTCGACCACGCGTTGAGCACGGGATTGTCAGGCAGATCTCCGCGCGTCCACCACTTCGCCACATACACGTTGTGGTGCCACACCACTTTGGTGCCCTGCAGATACGCGGAGGTCTTCGCCCAGATCTGGTACGGGCTGGCCGCGGGATCGTCCGTGGCCTCGGCCGCACTCGTGGGATCGGAGGTCGTGACGACGCCCGCCGCGAGCTCCGGGCTTCCCGAGTAGCCGGGTGAGAGCGCAGCGACGAAGGTCTTGCCCTTTTGGTCGATGCCGCTGCAGGCATCCGATACCACCGTCAGATCGACGTAGTTCGGCCCGCAGCTCGTGTCACGGTTCACCGACCACATCGAGACGCGGGCAATGCCCTTCGTGACGGCGAAGGTGTTGAGTGCCGTGGCATCGTCGAGGCCGAAGACCTCCCCGGCGATGTCGTTCTGCCCGATCATGGGCGTCATGCCGAGCTTTGCCCAGACGCTGGTGTCGCTCAGATTGGTTCCGGCCTGCTTGTACAGGATGCCGAGTTGGCGGTGGGTGGCCGTGAGCGCATTCTCCGAGGCGCGCGCCATGCTGTCCTTGGCGGGCTTCGCGGCACCGTAGTCCATGGTCATTGCATTCACACCGGTGAGGTCGACGCCAGCGGCGAGCATCTGGGCGACGGCATCCGTGCCCTGTTCGCTGAGCCCGGTCGGCGAGACCGGCAGTGTCAGCCAGACCGCGAGGGGCTTACCGGATGCGCGCCGCTCCTTCTGCAGGGCGGCAATGGCCGTTGCCCGCCGTTGG
Proteins encoded:
- a CDS encoding pyruvate carboxylase, with the protein product MFRKILVANRGEIAIRAFRAAYELGAATVAVFPYEDRNSMHRLKADEAYQIGEPGHPVRAYLNVAEIIRVAKECGADAIYPGYGFLSENPELAAAAREAGITFIGPGEHVLEMAGNKVTAKEYAIAAGVPVLKSTPPSKDVDLLVSQAEEIGFPIFAKAVAGGGGRGMRRVNSKEELRGSLEEAMREADSAFGDPTMFLEQAVLRPRHIEVQILADGTGETVHLFERDCSVQRRHQKVIEIAPAPNLDEEIRQSLYKDAVAFAKSINYVNAGTVEFLVDTVGERAGQHVFIEMNPRIQVEHTVTEEVTDVDLVQSQMRIAAGETLGELGLHQENLVLRGAALQCRITTEDPTAGFRPDTGKITTYRSPGGGGVRLDGGTINPGAQISPHFDSMLAKMTCRGRTFEAAVSRARRGLAEFRIRGVATNIPFLQAVLDDPSFVAGDLSTSFIEERPELLRGRVSKDRGTKMLNWLADVTVNQPNGPRPETAEPVDKLPKIDLQADAPAGSRQRLLELGPAGFAAALRAQTALAVTETTFRDAHQSLLATRVRTRDLLAAAPYVARMTPELLSVEAWGGATYDVALRFLGEDPWDRLASLREALPNVAIQMLLRGRNTVGYTPYPTEVTDAFVREAAATGVDIFRIFDALNDIDQMRPAIESVLATGTAVAEVAVCYTGDLLDPAEKLYTLDYYLKLAEQIVDSGAHILAIKDMAGLLRPAAAEKLVAAFRDRFDLPVHVHTHDTAGGQLATLLAASRAGADAVDVASAPMAGTTSQPSASALVAALAHTERDTGLSLSAVSDLEPYWEAVRAVYRPFESGLPGPTGRVYKHEIPGGQLSNLRQQAKALGLAEDFELIENMYAAADKILGRVPKVTPSSKVVGDLALSLAAVRADPADFEANPQNYDIPESVIGFMAGELGELPGGWPEPFRSKVLAGRTVRIPTADLTAEDEAGLAGDSATRRATLNRLLFPAPTRQFEQIRELFGDLSVVDTMDYLYGLQPTAEHVIEIDKGVRLYIGLEAIGEADDKGMRTVMTTLNGQLRPVFVRDRGIQVDSKAAEKADSAKPGQVAAPFSGVVTLQVAVGDTVAAGASVASIEAMKMEAAITAPIAGIIERLAIPKTQQVDAGDLLVVITPAG
- a CDS encoding ParA family protein; amino-acid sequence: MHVLSVSSLKGGVGKTTVTLGLASAAFAKGLRTLVVDLDPQSDVSTGMDIQIAGHLNVADVLASPKEKIVRAAIAPSGWTKGRSGTIDVLIGSPSAINFDGPHPSIRDIWKLEEALAHVEHDYDLVLIDCAPSLNALTRTAWAASDRVTVVTEPGLFSVAAADRALRAIEEIRRGLSPRLQPLGIIVNRARVQSLEHQFRIKELRDMFGPLVLSPQLPERTSLQQAQGAAKPLHIWPGESAQEMAHNFDVLLERVLRTARIGEYAQLP
- a CDS encoding MerR family transcriptional regulator, with amino-acid sequence MSELGASDSRYDLGLLFTDGLPEMDATAGYRGAVAARAAGISYRQLDYWARTGLVEPTVRGAAGSGSQRLYGFRDILVLKLVKRLLDTGISLQQIRTAVNQLRESGVNDLAQTTLMSDGASVYLCTSNDEVIDLVSRGQGVFGIAVGKVLREVESSLVELDTQSADPMDELAARRAAARKIS
- the ftsR gene encoding transcriptional regulator FtsR — encoded protein: MAREGAQARQPAPAGLLSIGQVLAKLTPEFADLTPSKLRFLEEQGLVAPARTASGYRKFCAEDLERLRTILTMQRDHYLPLKVIRGYLADLDAGRSPSLPGTVTTAPSMLSTGRRFKKADLVREAGATPMLLQDAISASVIVPAEMYEEETLGVLKALVELQRCGIEPRHLRGFRAAAERELGLIESALMPVSRRKDASSRAQAVELARDIAAQLEVVRGSLIRSALGRLTP
- a CDS encoding FHA domain-containing protein; this translates as MNNPLRDASRGNDDTTARFGEEFASAMNASDAAISAEEQQAIAALPDGSALLVVRRGPNSGARFLLDADLTTVGRHPDADIFLDDVTVSRRHAEFVRHASAFEVKDLGSLNGTYYDGVRIENALMADGAEVQVGKFRLTFYSSRAVAGIATAN
- a CDS encoding CDP-alcohol phosphatidyltransferase family protein encodes the protein MVGNGETVSSRVLTVPNVLSFARLALVPVFLVFVILGEDALALGILVISSITDFLDGYLARRLNQVSRLGQLLDPAADRLYIFAALIGLAWREVIPWWLVGVIVGRDVMLAILGVILANHGFGPLPVHHLGKVATFCLFFALPLLMLGEAFPVLAPISLPLGWAFALWGAFLYWWAGIIYIAETTRVVRNPTEPAPRQSDTLEKRGG
- a CDS encoding DUF1295 domain-containing protein, which gives rise to MHPFTLSLYVLAGICAATWVASLMTREYSWVDRIWSIVPLVYVWIFAAAAGLQDARLNLMAALVTVWGIRLTFNFARKGGYAPGGEDYRWAILRTRIAGWQWMLFNLFFIVIYQNVLLWLITLPAWTAFEHRGALTSLDVIAAAVFLALLAGETIADQQQWAFHRFKKAESAAGREPQPRFLQSGLFRLSRHPNFFFEQAQWWVLFVFGAIAAGSLLQWTVLGAVLLTLLFVGSTVFTESISRSRYPEYVEYQRRTSAVIPWFPRRAESASVTPTS
- a CDS encoding chitinase: MSVVDPAAPEVSLSKGRAPRARRLSPIRVTIAIVVTAAVIVAGFLGFQSMVAKADPVAQKWFAGYVDVTATPTFAFEGSSSKAARDVVLSFIVADPKNDCAPSWGGAYSLDGASASLDLDRRIARLEQRGGGAIVSFGGLNNQELATACTDPEKLLDAYRQVIDRYSLTTIDLDVEAGALSDSAGGQRRATAIAALQKERRASGKPLAVWLTLPVSPTGLSEQGTDAVAQMLAAGVDLTGVNAMTMDYGAAKPAKDSMARASENALTATHRQLGILYKQAGTNLSDTSVWAKLGMTPMIGQNDIAGEVFGLDDATALNTFAVTKGIARVSMWSVNRDTSCGPNYVDLTVVSDACSGIDQKGKTFVAALSPGYSGSPELAAGVVTTSDPTSAAEATDDPAASPYQIWAKTSAYLQGTKVVWHHNVYVAKWWTRGDLPDNPVLNAWSTPWTLVGPVLPGETPIPVPTLPAGTYTDWAGGTVYNKGDRVLFDGVPYESKWWNQGESPEASSSNPDSSPWVALTEAQIAEITKSE